In Anabas testudineus chromosome 12, fAnaTes1.2, whole genome shotgun sequence, one genomic interval encodes:
- the c9orf72 gene encoding guanine nucleotide exchange C9orf72 homolog, with translation MSSGCPPQSPAVAKSEVAVEGECPLLAATFAYWDNILGPRVRHIWAPKGDQLMFLSDGEITFLANHTLNGEILRSAECGAVDVKFFVLAEKGVIIVSLIFDGELKGDKNTCALSIILPQTELAFYLPLHTICVERLKHAIRKGRIWMQKGYNIISVLSLEIVPIMELLASMKTHSVPEDIDIKDTVLNDDDIGDSCHEDFLHKAISSHLQTCGCSIVVGSNPEKVNKIVRTLCLFLTLAERKCSRLCKADSSFKYDTGLFVQGLLKDSTGSFVLPFRQVLYSPYPTTHIDVDINTVKQMPPCHEHTYNQRRYMRSELSTLWKTDSEEDIPPDTVIHTDETFTPDLNIFQDVMHKDTLVKSFIDEVFMLKPGLSLRSTYLAQFLLLLHRKALALLKYIEDETQKGKKPFRSLRNLKTDLDLTVEGDLNIVMAFAEKLRAGLHSFVFGKPFLTSMQERDVLMSF, from the exons ATGTCTTCTGGCTGTCCACCCCAGTCACCTGCTGTGGCAAAGTCTGAGGTAGCAGTGGAGGGAGAATGCCCACTGCTGGCAGCCACCTTTGCCTACTGGGACAACATCCTGGGTCCACGAGTTCGCCACATCTGGGCGCCAAAGGGTGACCAGCTGATGTTCCTCAGTGATGGAGAGATCACTTTCTTGGCCAATCACACTCTCAATGGAGAGATTCTGCGTAGCGCTGAGTGTGGCGCCGTGGATGTGAAGTTCTTTGTTCTGGCAGAGAAGGGTGTCATCATTGTCTCCCTCATCTTTGACGGCGAGCTGAAGGGGGACAAGAACACATGTGCCTTGTCCATTATCCTGCCTCAGACAGAGCTGGCCTTCTACTTGCCTCTGCACACCATCTGTGTGGAGAGGCTAAAACACGCCATCCGCAAGGGCCGCATTTGGATGCAGAAG GGCTACAACATCATTTCTGTGCTGAGCTTGGAGATTGTGCCTATTATGGAGCTGTTGGCCTCTATGAAGACACATAGTGTGCCAGAAGATATAGAT ATAAAAGACACGGTGCTAAATGATGATGACATCGGGGACAGCTGCCACGAGGATTTCCTCCACAA GGCCATCAGCTCCCATCTACAGACTTGCGGCTGCTCAATAGTGGTTGGAAGCAACCCAGAGAAAGTAAATAAG ATCGTGCGCACGCTCTGCCTCTTCCTCACCCTGGCGGAGAGGAAGTGCTCTCGCCTGTGCAAGGCTGACTCTTCCTTCAAATACGACACTGGCCTGTTTGTCCAGGGTCTGCTCAAG GACTCCACAGGCAGCTTCGTCCTGCCTTTCCGTCAGGTGCTCTACTCGCCATACCCGACCACTCACATCGACGTTGACATCAACACGGTGAAGCAGATGCCGCCATGTCATGAGCACACATACAACCAGCGGCGCTACATGCGGTCTGAGCTGAGCACGCTCTGGAAGACGGATAGCGAGGAGGACATACCTCCAGATACAGTCATCCACACAGATGAAACCTTCACACCTGACCT GAATATATTTCAAGATGTCATGCATAAAGATACATTGGTCAAGTCATTTATAGATGAG GTGTTCATGCTGAAGCCGGGCCTTTCCCTGCGGAGCACCTATCTGGCCCAGTTCCTGTTGCTTCTCCACAGGAAGGCCCTCGCACTGCTCAAGTACATCGAGGACGAAAC GCAAAAAGGGAAGAAGCCGTTTCGATCTTTGCGCAATTTGAAGACGGATCTGGATCTGACCGTGGAAGGAGATCTGAACATCGTAATGGCCTTTGCCGAAAAGCTTCGGGCAGGACTGCACTCGTTCGTGTTTGGGAAGCCCTTCCTCACCAGCATGCAGGAGCGAGATGTACTCATGAGCTTTTAA